From Chryseotalea sp. WA131a:
CTTGGCGGGAAACAAAATTATCGACCCAATCACCGAGGTATTTGATATCTGCGTTCACGCCAAAAAAAGTTGACTTTTCTGCTTTGGGATCTAAGATGCGTGAAAAGCCTGTGTTCACGGGATCGACATAAACGATATCGGCAACATCCAAAATGGAATGCGGATTATCGCGCACGCCATAAGGCTGCACCGGGTAGCCTTCCGAATCGATGTTCAATTGTTTCGGTCCCGTGTAGGCCACGTGCATCCACACCGATGCAGAGCCTGGCCCACCGTTAAATGAAATCACCAATGGCCGCGTACTTTTATTGGTAACATCGGTGCGCTCATAATAAATATAAAACAACGAAGCACTTGGCTTGCCTTCAGCATTCCAAACGGGTTGCGTTCCGGCCGTTACTTTATAAGGAACGGGTTTGCCTTTGATGGTTACAGTGCCTGTAGAGTTTACTGCAGACTCCGCGGGAAGTACGCGCTCTTGCGCAAAAAGGCTAATGGAAAAAAAAATCAGCAGAAAGGTAAATGTAGACTTCATTTTAGTTGTCGATTTATTAGAAAGCTAAAATACGCAGCCTTTTCGGTAAAGGGAAAGCTGAATTTTAAATGCGCATTTGCCTTTATGAGCGGTTAAATTCTAATGATACATTTGAAAAGTTCCATTTTTTTTGTTATTTGCTTAACAAAATATAAGTATATACTAAATATAAGGATATGGCGAAAGAATTTTTGGGCGAATTTGAAGAATTGGTTTTGACCATGGTGGCGGCATTACAAGAGGACGCGTACGGAGCAGCCATCGCAGAAGAAATAGAAACGCGATTGAAGCGCGAAGTGAATTTGAGTGCTGTCCATGTCACGCTGTATCGGTTAGAGGATAAAGGCTACATCAAATCAAGTATGGGTGGAGGAACAAACGAGCGAGGAGGCAGGCGAAAAAGGATTTTTGCGATTACCAGTGCTGGCATGGCGATGTTGAAAGCGATGAAGGAATCGCGCGTTGAGTTGTG
This genomic window contains:
- a CDS encoding helix-turn-helix transcriptional regulator, producing the protein MAKEFLGEFEELVLTMVAALQEDAYGAAIAEEIETRLKREVNLSAVHVTLYRLEDKGYIKSSMGGGTNERGGRRKRIFAITSAGMAMLKAMKESRVELWKMVPQLKMS